In Legionella beliardensis, the following are encoded in one genomic region:
- a CDS encoding transporter substrate-binding domain-containing protein: MKRTLLFVVLLLSSILTFAQNEPPIRVGVDNFYPPFTMRAGNNQVFGFDIALVTRICQILNRTCKFYPMLFSDLLAELEDGGMDIAVGAIAITPERAARMSFSKPYLKSQARFLGNKSVDSKVFNIKALGNYKIGVVRGTFFPQVLTSLGVNNSQITSYERLDSAIDALNEGFIDIAIMDNTSALYWQQEASGILVPLGQAFDYGYGIAIAVNRSKGNLLQSINSALDQYLKEAEFKKNYDKYLSHFNNP, from the coding sequence ATGAAAAGGACTCTTCTTTTTGTTGTGCTACTTCTTTCTAGTATTCTTACTTTTGCTCAAAACGAGCCACCTATTCGGGTCGGGGTTGATAATTTTTATCCTCCCTTTACCATGCGTGCTGGAAATAATCAGGTATTTGGTTTTGATATTGCTCTCGTAACGCGTATTTGCCAAATTTTAAATAGAACATGCAAATTTTATCCCATGCTTTTTTCTGATTTACTTGCTGAACTTGAAGATGGTGGCATGGATATAGCCGTTGGAGCCATTGCAATTACGCCAGAGCGCGCTGCACGTATGTCTTTTTCTAAGCCTTATTTAAAGAGTCAAGCCCGCTTTTTAGGTAACAAAAGTGTCGATTCTAAAGTATTTAATATAAAAGCTTTGGGTAATTATAAAATTGGCGTGGTGCGAGGCACCTTTTTTCCTCAAGTTTTAACCTCATTAGGGGTAAATAATTCACAAATTACATCCTATGAGCGCCTTGATTCTGCCATCGATGCATTAAATGAAGGTTTTATTGATATTGCAATTATGGATAACACCAGTGCACTTTATTGGCAACAAGAAGCATCAGGAATTTTAGTTCCTCTTGGCCAAGCCTTTGATTATGGTTATGGCATAGCTATTGCTGTTAATCGCAGCAAGGGGAATTTATTACAATCAATTAATAGCGCATTAGACCAGTATCTAAAAGAAGCTGAGTTTAAA